One Urocitellus parryii isolate mUroPar1 chromosome 8, mUroPar1.hap1, whole genome shotgun sequence DNA window includes the following coding sequences:
- the H3c10 gene encoding histone H3.1 codes for MARTKQTARKSTGGKAPRKQLATKAARKSAPATGGVKKPHRYRPGTVALREIRRYQKSTELLIRKLPFQRLVREIAQDFKTDLRFQSSAVMALQEASEAYLVGLFEDTNLCAIHAKRVTIMPKDIQLARRIRGERA; via the coding sequence ATGGCACGCACTAAGCAGACCGCGCGCAAGTCCACCGGCGGCAAAGCGCCGCGGAAGCAGCTGGCCACCAAAGCTGCTCGCAAGAGCGCCCCCGCCACCGGCGGCGTCAAGAAGCCTCATCGCTACCGGCCCGGCACCGTGGCGCTGCGCGAGATCCGCCGCTACCAGAAGTCCACCGAGCTGCTGATCCGCAAGCTGCCGTTCCAGCGCCTGGTGCGAGAGATCGCGCAGGACTTCAAGACCGACCTGCGCTTCCAGAGCTCGGCGGTCATGGCGCTGCAGGAGGCCAGCGAGGCCTACCTGGTGGGGCTGTTCGAGGACACCAACCTGTGCGCCATCCACGCCAAGCGCGTCACCATCATGCCCAAGGACATCCAGCTGGCCCGCCGCATCCGGGGAGAAAGGGCGTGA
- the H2ac13 gene encoding histone H2A type 1 yields the protein MSGRGKQGGKARAKAKTRSSRAGLQFPVGRVHRLLRKGNYAERVGAGAPVYLAAVLEYLTAEILELAGNAARDNKKTRIIPRHLQLAIRNDEELNKLLGKVTIAQGGVLPNIQAVLLPKKTESHHKAKGK from the coding sequence ATGTCTGGACGCGGCAAGCAGGGTGGCAAGGCTCGCGCCAAGGCCAAGACGCGCTCCTCCCGCGCGGGCCTGCAGTTCCCGGTAGGGCGAGTCCACCGTCTCCTGCGCAAGGGCAACTATGCTGAGCGGGTGGGGGCCGGCGCGCCCGTCTACCTGGCGGCGGTGCTCGAGTACCTGACTGCCGAGATCCTGGAGCTGGCTGGCAACGCGGCCCGCGACAACAAGAAGACGCGCATCATCCCGCGCCACCTGCAGCTGGCCATCCGCAACGACGAGGAGCTCAACAAGCTGCTGGGCAAAGTCACCATCGCACAGGGCGGTGTCTTGCCCAATATCCAGGCGGTGCTGCTGCCCAAGAAGACCGAGAGCCACCACAAGGCCAAGGGAAAGTGA
- the LOC113201032 gene encoding histone H2B type 1-C/E/F/G/I, translating to MPEPAKSAPAPKKGSKKAVTKAQKKDGKKRKRSRKESYSVYVYKVLKQVHPDTGISSKAMGIMNSFVNDIFERIAGEASRLAHYNKRSTITSREIQTAVRLLLPGELAKHAVSEGTKAVTKYTSSK from the coding sequence ATGCCTGAGCCAGCCAAGTCCGCTCCTGCCCCGAAGAAGGGCTCCAAGAAGGCGGTGACCAAGGCGCAGAAGAAGGACGGCAAGAAGCGCAAGCGCAGCCGCAAGGAGAGCTACTCGGTGTACGTGTACAAGGTGCTCAAGCAGGTGCACCCCGACACCGGCATCTCGTCCAAGGCCATGGGCATCATGAACTCGTTCGTGAACGACATCTTCGAGCGCATCGCCGGCGAGGCCTCGCGCCTGGCGCACTACAACAAGCGCTCGACCATCACGTCCCGGGAGATCCAGACGGCGGTGCGCCTGCTGCTGCCCGGGGAGCTGGCCAAGCACGCCGTGTCCGAGGGCACCAAGGCGGTCACCAAGTACACCAGCTCCAAGTGA